From the genome of Pukyongia salina, one region includes:
- a CDS encoding OmpA/MotB family protein, whose protein sequence is MKNLIALTLLSGTVLLASCVSKKKYVELENQYNNTRSTLTKTQLEKEEIEAKYAKIEERVASYNAKINSLTQENVDLESNSLRNYGNVVLSNKDKEQMKAALANVDQTELAEAKTLQDSMNLIVSYNLKKNLDNNLIAEGQEDDIEINIDETVVMITISDKLLFNSGSYRVNPKANNLLQRLAEVINSEPAMEVLIEGHTDARTVKPGAHIKDNWELSVERSTAVIRKLQDEFGVAPEKLIAAGRSSYAPISDNDTEEGRSKNRRTRIVILPNLDKFLALLSAN, encoded by the coding sequence ATGAAAAATCTAATTGCACTAACCCTGCTATCAGGAACTGTACTTCTTGCATCCTGTGTTTCTAAAAAGAAGTATGTTGAACTTGAGAACCAGTACAACAACACCAGATCCACCCTTACTAAAACACAACTTGAAAAAGAAGAGATCGAGGCTAAATACGCCAAGATCGAAGAACGCGTTGCCAGTTACAACGCAAAGATCAACTCACTTACCCAGGAGAATGTAGATCTGGAGAGCAATAGTCTTAGAAACTACGGAAACGTAGTCCTTTCAAACAAAGATAAGGAGCAGATGAAGGCTGCCCTTGCCAATGTTGATCAAACCGAATTAGCTGAAGCCAAAACACTTCAGGATTCCATGAACCTTATTGTTTCCTACAACCTTAAGAAAAATCTGGATAATAACCTGATTGCCGAAGGACAGGAAGATGACATCGAGATCAACATCGATGAAACTGTGGTTATGATCACAATTTCAGACAAACTTTTATTTAATTCGGGAAGTTACCGCGTAAATCCAAAAGCGAACAACTTGCTTCAACGCCTTGCGGAGGTAATTAACAGTGAACCAGCTATGGAAGTGCTTATTGAAGGTCACACCGATGCCAGAACAGTAAAACCTGGTGCACATATTAAAGACAACTGGGAACTTAGCGTAGAGCGATCTACCGCAGTGATCAGAAAACTTCAGGATGAGTTTGGAGTTGCACCGGAAAAACTAATTGCGGCGGGAAGAAGCAGCTATGCTCCTATCTCCGATAACGACACCGAAGAGGGGCGATCTAAAAACAGGAGAACACGTATTGTGATCCTCCCGAATCTAGACAAATTTCTGGCCCTGCTTTCTGCTAATTAA